Proteins encoded in a region of the Dasypus novemcinctus isolate mDasNov1 chromosome 24, mDasNov1.1.hap2, whole genome shotgun sequence genome:
- the LOC101439197 gene encoding ral guanine nucleotide dissociation stimulator-like — translation MDQYWEDFLQPPDSPCLQLLAAHAREHLPGSRLQFRVVLLLARMRHPEPTEAEPEAPLSAPEPPMPPVRPPAPVPPPAADTGPEPESAPSPPGMPAGEVAPAPAVQIERDAFCAGAPAPELQVAPAPPQLPPAEMGPVPSLERDHPTRSAGASAEEPRAAAAPSGAGAAEPGASLPPPASPPLHGSALPTLEGEPAPPAAEAPACELEEASGPPALPPVEGAPVPPTEAEPAPSAGAAPSTPAVGKGEAVPPRPPVPPAQVAPVPALELQPIQAPSGAAALEGEESLSAAPEPRPELSSAAGQAAPPQPSCPWPGTCGDSLHEQKPELLAFPPELVAEQLSLMDAELFKKVVPHHCLGSIWSQRHQKGKEHVAPTVCAVLSQVNRVADCVMATCLGDPSMKAADKARVVEHWIEVARECRTLRNFSSARAILSALERHAIGRQKKTWGEVSRDSFHLFQTLSEIFFTESNSSQRSELISQVKSRRGARAQQGGL, via the exons ATGGACCAGTACTGGGAGGACTTCCTGCAGCCTCCggactctccctgcctccagctgctGGCGGCCCACGCCAGGGAGCACCTGCCGGGCTCTCGCCTGCAGTTCCGTGTCGTGCTTCTGCTTGCCCGGATGAGACACCCGGAGCCCACGGAGGCAGAGCCAGAGG CTCCTTTGTCAGCTCCAGAGCCACCGATGCCTCCAGTGCGACCGCCAGCACCAGTTCCACCCCCTGCGGCCGACACAGGTCCAGAGCCAGAGTCGGCTCCATCACCACCCGGAATGCCAGCTGGCGAGGTGGCGCCAGCACCTGCCGTGCAAATAGAGCGTGACGCATTCTGTGCCGGGGCGCCAGCTCCTGAGCTGCAGGTGGCTCCAGCACCACCACAGCTGCCCCCCGCAGAGATGGGGCCCGTGCCCTCCCTGGAGCGCGACCATCCGACCCGGTCAGCCGGAGCATCTGCTGAGGAGCCGCGGGCAGCTGCAGCACCATCAGGAGCAGGAGCTGCAGAGCCGGGGGCAAGTCTACCTCCACCTGCCTCGCCACCGCTCCACGGATCGGCACTGCCCACTCTCGAGGGAGagcctgctcctccagcagcagAAGCGCCGGCTTGTGAGCTAGAAGAGGCCTCGGGGCCACCTGCACTGCCACCTGTGGAGGGAGCGCCAGTGCCCCCTACGGAGGCAGAGCCGGCCCCATCTGCAGGGGCAGCCCCATCCACACCAGCAGTTGGCAAGGGGGAGGCGGTCCCACCGCGACCTCCAGTGCCGCCTGCACAGGTCGCTCCAGTGCCCGCTCTGGAGCTGCAGCCGATTCAGGCTCCTTCAGGAGCAGCGGCTCTCGAGGGGGAGGAAAGTCTGTCGGCAGCACCTGAGCCACGGCCAGAGCTCAGCTCAGCAGCAGGGCAGGCTGCCCCCCCACAGCCTTCCTGCCCCTGGCCCGGGACCTGCGGGGACAGCCTGCATGAGCAGAAGCCTGAGCTCCTGGCCTTCCCTCCtgagctggtggcagagcagctGTCGCTCATGGATGCG gagctgttcaagaaggtggtgcccCACCACTGCCTGGGCTCCATCTGGTCCCAGCGCCACCAGAAGGGCAAGGAGCACGTGGCGCCCACCGTGTGCGCCGTCCTGAGCCAGGTCAACCGCGTGGCCGACTGCGTCATGGCCACCTGCCTCGGGGACCCCAGCATGAAGGCCGCAGACAAggccagggtggtggagcactggatcGAGGTGGCCAGG gagTGCCGAACCCTCCGCAACTTCTCCTCAGCCCGTGCCATCCTCTCTGCTCTCGAAAGACATGCGATTGGCCGTCAGAAGAAGACATGGGGGGAAGTTTCCAG ggacagCTTCCACCTCTTTCAGACACTGTCTGAGATTTTCTTCACTGAGAGCAACTCCTCCCAGCGCAGCGAGCTGATCTCCCAGGTGAAGAGCAGGCGGGGGGCCAGGGCTCAGCAGGGGGGCTTGTGA